Part of the Brassica oleracea var. oleracea cultivar TO1000 chromosome C8, BOL, whole genome shotgun sequence genome is shown below.
TTTCAGGAAAATGCAAAATCCGCATTGTACAATCATTTGTTTTGATTATGGAGGATATTATATTAAAGATGGGGTTGAAATGAAATGGATTTCGGGAGAAGGTGAAGGGGAAGATGAAATTCACACTTTTGTGTTGAAGAAATCAGTGGATGAGATCACACGCTCTGTTTTGGTTGAGCGTATTTGCAGAAAGATAAAGGTAGATGACTATAAGATGGAAGCGAAGATTAGTTACTTTCCAATGGTAATGTATTCGAACAAGCCATCATATATCTGGGAAGATGAAGACGTTTTTTGTTATCTAATGCAAGTAAATCAAGAGAATTGTAGAAGTGTTCTACATGTGGAGTTCAACAAAAGGGATGATGACACTGATTTCTATGGCAGTCTATCGGATAGAGAGGCTACTGAAAGAGGGGCTACTGATAGAGAGGCTACTGATACAGAAGCTATTGATACAGAGGCTATTGAGACAGATGGTGGTGATGAAGAAGGTACTGAGAAGGATGCAACTGATAATGAAGGTACTGGTGGTGTGCTTACACTTTACGAAGACATTGAGATGCATGAGAATGCCACCGAAAGAGAAGCAGGACCCTCAGTTGAAGTCACACCAGTTGTCTATAAGGAGTGGGATGATGGTATGGATTTGGTTTTAGATCAAGAATTTAGAACCAAGGAGGAAGCGCAAACTCATATTCAGGCGGCGTCACATGTGAAGTGTTTTGAGTATGAGGTAATTAAGTCGGATACTAAGAGATATGTGATAAAATGCCGAGGAGCCAAAGAAGGCTGCAAGTGGTTTGTGCGTGTTGCAAAGTTAACGAATTCAGATCTTTGGTCAGTTAGAAGTTACATCAAGCAGCATAGATGTTCTGTTGTTACCACAAGAACACTGCCTAATAGAAGGAGAGGCACACAACAAATCGTTGCATCTATCCTGGCCCAAGATTATCCTGGAAGTTTTGACACACCACGTCCCAATGCTCTGATCGATTTGGTTCATCAGAGAGTTGCTGTGGAAGTATCATACACAACGGCATATAGAGGAAGAAGACTAGCTGCTAATAAAGTGCGCGGAACTCCTGAAGAGAGTTATTCTTTATTATATTGTTATATGCACATGCTGGAGCAGGTGAATCCTGACACAATAACTCGTGTGGTTGTGGATGAGGGCAAAAAATTTAAGTATCTGTTTTGGGCTTTGGGAGCTAGCATAGAAGGATTCCGCGCGATGAGAAAAGTCCTTGTTGTGGATGCAACACACCTGAAGACTGTTTATGGTGGAGTGTTATTTGTTGCGACTGCTCAGGATCCCAATCATCACCACTACCCAATTGCGTTTGGTGTTGCTGATGGTGAGAAATATGAGAGTTGGCTATGGTTTATGGAACAGTTGAAATCAGTGATATCGGATCTCCCTGGATTGGTGTTTCTTTCGGACAGAAACAAAGGCTTGATCAAGGCAGTACATCAAGTGTTCCCTCAGGCCGCTCATGGTTATTGTATATGGCATCTGTCTCAAAATGTTAAAGGCTACGTCCGTAACAACAGAGAAACATGTGCATTTAAGTTTATGGAGTGCGCACACGCTTATACAGAGGCGGAGTTCTTGGTCCTTTATGACGCTTTTGGCAGGAAATATCCTAGTGCAGCGGAGTATCTTGACAGAAGTTGTGAACAAAAGAAATGGGCTAGATGTTACTTTGAAGGAGTTAGGTACAATGTTGACACCACCAATTCAGCAGAATCTTTTAACGGTGTTATTAAGGACGCAAGAAAGTTCACCTTACTTCCAATGTTTGATTTTATCATTGGAAAAATTGCTAAATGGTTTAACAAGCACAGGAAAGAGGCAGCTGAAATGCCACCCGCACTGAAGCTTGTGCCTATAGTGGAGGAGGAAATGACTAAAAGATGTGTTGATGCAGGGTTTCTTCGGGTTGATGAGTTAAACAGCTTCCATCTCACGTACAGTGTGCATGGTAGTGACGGGAAGCGTTATACCGTGGACATGGCTATGAACATGTGCACCTGTGGGCAATTTGATAAAGACAAATATCCATGTGTTCATGCAGTAGCTGCTGCCACATTCATGACTGAGAAAGCGGGAAAGGAACTCCATCTATCTGAGTATTGTTCTAAGTACTATTTGGTAGAGCAATGGGCTTTGGCTTATCACCGGACAATATATCCTGTTCCTCATATGTCTGATTGGGTTATACCAGAAGAAATTAGAGCAAATAAAGTACTTCCTCCAGAATTTGAAGTCAAGAAAGGAAAACCACAACAAACAAGGAAACCATCAGCAGGAGAAGCGCGTGGAAGAGGAAAAAGAGGCAGAGGGAGTGGAAGAGGGAGAGCCACAAGCACAGACACAGGGAGAGCCAGAGGAAGAGGTATGGCAGCGTATTTTGAATGTGGAAGTGGTTCAGGTTCAGGTGTTTGATTGTTGAAATTTGTTTCATTGTGCTATTCCGACTACTAGGACTACTGGAATTACTATATGTTATTTGAACTACTAGAACTACTGGAACTACTATGTGTTATTTGAACTACTAGGAATACTGGGTTTACTATGTGTTATTTGGACCACATATATATTAGTATGAGTATTTATGTTTAGTATGTAGAATCGATATATATTTTATGATTCTTATCAATTTGTAGACTAGTTACTTACTAAATATATATTAAGACTATTTTTTATGATTATTTCAGCAGTTTAAGAATTTTTTTTTCATTTTTTTCAAAAAACTCTCTTAACTTTCATTGTTATTGTATGAATGGTTAGACCATAGTAAGGAAAATCTAAAAAAATACGTATTTCTGGCAAATGCTTCCTGAAAATGTCTTCTTTAATAATTATTATAGTGTAAAAGCATCAGTTTTACTACAAAAAAGATCATTTTCTCAGGGTTTTACTAGATAAACCTAAAAATTGCCAAAAGATTACTATGTGTAAGGTAGTATTACTAAGTCCTTGAAACTTACCAAGAATTACTAAGTGTAATCAAAATATAATATCAAAATATATGACGGCTGCACGTTTTACATGTGCATTTTTTATCCATGCACGTTTTACATGTGGTTTGCATTTTACATGTAAACTGTTTTTAATTATTTTTTATCCATGCACGTTTTTCAAAATTATGAAGTATTTTTCCAAAATTTTGACCAGAGTTTCCCCTGTAATTTTGAGTTACCACACCTGTTTAAAAAGCATAAAACATCCAGAAACTTAACATAACATCCAGAAGCAGAAACATAACATTCTAACAAGTTCAAGAGAAGCATTTTAGGCAGAAACATAACATCAGGATGGGAACACCATTCAGACTAAACCATGCAACATCTTCTTCTTCAGTCGAAATGGTGCGCAAGAGTAACATCCACATTCCTTGGAGCTTCAGGTATTGTTCATCAGGCATGTGGAAGAAGTGACGAAATTGAGGATGGGTTGTGAACCATTTAACCTCCTCCTTAAGCTTCTTAATCACGTCCACTGTATTCTTCACAAAGCACTTGGTTTGAATCTTGCAAGTCTTCGTGAACTCTGTGCTCTTGAAGTATAATTCAAGGGGCTGTGGTGGTTGCCTTGCCTGCAGTCATAATATATATGTATTAGTCATTTGTTACTACTGAAACTAGTATACTTTCACACTGACAATGAAACGAGTGCAAAAACTACCTTAGATGATACATCAGACATGTCATCACTTTCTGAATCAACAGAGAGAGAAACTACAGTCGTTTCTCTTGCCGGCTCATTCCCAGCTGAGACCGCCTTTCTAGCTCTAGTTCTACTGGAGACTCCAACGCACGTAGTAGATGGATTCTTTCTTTTTCGGCCCTTCATTTCCTGTACAAGAAGTTAGAAACGCTGTTAAGAACACAAGTCACCGTCAATTACTCCAAATGCAAACCGCATAGCAAACATCAATTATTACATCTCAACAATGCAATACTCAGAGGAAACTACTCACTTACGAAAGGAACGAAGATGGAGACTAGAATTTCGTCGGAGAAAGAAGAAGAAACGAAGCGGTTCTCGATTCTACGAAGCGGTTCTCGATTCTAGAGAGTTGAGACCCGAGAAATAAGAGGGAGAGAGGACGTCTACGGAGAGATTAATGGATTCTTGATTTAGACGAAGGAGGACGACGAAGAAAGCCACAACGCACGGAGGCTAGGGTTTCGTCGCAATCGCAAGAGAGAAGCCGGAGAGGAACGAGACGGGATTTAGATTTAGGTGGAGAGGGAGAGAGACAAAACGCTTCGTTTAGAGAATAGGATCCGGTTCAGTTTGGTTGGGTCGGGTAGAGCAGGTCGGGTTGGTAATAAGTTGGTTTCATTAAGGTCCCTAGCGTCTTTAACCACGTTTTACCCGATTTTATATTTAAAAAAAAAATAAAAAATATATTCTTTTTTATTACAGGGTGAATTCAGCATTTCTAATGGAGAGGGAGGGGCATTTCGTGTTAAAGTCCTGTAGCTTGGGTGGGCAAATAAACATAATCCGAAAACCACCGAATTGAACCTAACTCAATAGATATGAATTCGAACCGAACCGAATCAGTTACAAATACCAAATGTAACTTGTTTTATTTCAGGTTATGAGTTTTATCCCAATCGAATCTGAATCCAAATGGATATCAAAAAAAAAACCAAAGAATTCAAAATTCCAAAAAAAAAACATTCGTACCAAACCGGAAATCAATCCCGAATAAGTATCCAAAATACTCTGATTTCATTGAGTATCTAAAATAAGTATGAACTAGATCTCGATCTGCGCAACCGCACGGACTTTTGTTTTCATTTATTTTTATATAAACATTTTGTTTTCAATTCTAAATTAGGTATATATTGTGTCTAACAATTTTTAAAACATAATAATTTTACGGTACATTTTTTTAATTGAATAGATTGTTTCAAACTTTCACATGTATTTGTATCTTCTTCTATATATATATTTTCGGATTATTATTTCATTATTAAAATCGTAACTATATATATAAAGATTAGTAAAATATTGTTTTATTGTCATATTCAAAGATATTGTAACATTTCACAAATTTAGAATTTTTTTAAGAAATTAAACTTTTCGCTTCATAGTTTTATATTATCGAGTAAATAATTAAACATTTAGTTTTTTTTTTTTTAATTTTTAAAATAAACTATATAGTTTAAAATTTGTTTTAATTGGTTTAAGGTAGTAAAGATTAATCATTGTTAGATAATATGATTTTTGTTATTTAAAAAAAATCTTTATAGTATTGTTTAAATCAAATTATCGATAGCCCAATAAAAATTTCTAGTAGGCCCAAAATTTGAATGATAAGATTATATATTAAATGTAACATGATTTTCTAGGAATATGTCCATTGGGTCCATTTATTAAAAAATCACACATGAATCAAAGTTGTGACTTCTGTTTTAATATATAAGATTACATGAATAGTTACCTCAGATACTTAGTTTAATATATTTTGATATGTGGTGCTTTTTCTTTTTCTGTATAGTCGAGTTTATCGGGTTCGTTGTGTTTTTTCTTCGGGTTTGTCAAATATGATATGTTTGCACATAGTTTTTGAATCTTTTTCTCTAATTTTATATTTACTCTCTAATTTCATTTGTCGAAACTACCTTAAAACCAA
Proteins encoded:
- the LOC106308496 gene encoding protein FAR1-RELATED SEQUENCE 4-like, with protein sequence MKWISGEGEGEDEIHTFVLKKSVDEITRSVLVERICRKIKVDDYKMEAKISYFPMVMYSNKPSYIWEDEDVFCYLMQVNQENCRSVLHVEFNKRDDDTDFYGSLSDREATERGATDREATDTEAIDTEAIETDGGDEEGTEKDATDNEGTGGVLTLYEDIEMHENATEREAGPSVEVTPVVYKEWDDGMDLVLDQEFRTKEEAQTHIQAASHVKCFEYEVIKSDTKRYVIKCRGAKEGCKWFVRVAKLTNSDLWSVRSYIKQHRCSVVTTRTLPNRRRGTQQIVASILAQDYPGSFDTPRPNALIDLVHQRVAVEVSYTTAYRGRRLAANKVRGTPEESYSLLYCYMHMLEQVNPDTITRVVVDEGKKFKYLFWALGASIEGFRAMRKVLVVDATHLKTVYGGVLFVATAQDPNHHHYPIAFGVADGEKYESWLWFMEQLKSVISDLPGLVFLSDRNKGLIKAVHQVFPQAAHGYCIWHLSQNVKGYVRNNRETCAFKFMECAHAYTEAEFLVLYDAFGRKYPSAAEYLDRSCEQKKWARCYFEGVRYNVDTTNSAESFNGVIKDARKFTLLPMFDFIIGKIAKWFNKHRKEAAEMPPALKLVPIVEEEMTKRCVDAGFLRVDELNSFHLTYSVHGSDGKRYTVDMAMNMCTCGQFDKDKYPCVHAVAAATFMTEKAGKELHLSEYCSKYYLVEQWALAYHRTIYPVPHMSDWVIPEEIRANKVLPPEFEVKKGKPQQTRKPSAGEARGRGKRGRGSGRGRATSTDTGRARGRGMAAYFECGSGSGSGV
- the LOC106308498 gene encoding uncharacterized protein At3g43530-like; this encodes MKGRKRKNPSTTCVGVSSRTRARKAVSAGNEPARETTVVSLSVDSESDDMSDVSSKARQPPQPLELYFKSTEFTKTCKIQTKCFVKNTVDVIKKLKEEVKWFTTHPQFRHFFHMPDEQYLKLQGMWMLLLRTISTEEEDVAWFSLNGVPILMLCFCLKCFS